One Streptomyces sp. ML-6 genomic region harbors:
- the tdh gene encoding L-threonine 3-dehydrogenase produces MKALVKQKAEPGLWLMDVPEPEIGPSDVLIKVLRTGICGTDLHIRNYDGWAQQTVRTPLVLGHEFVGEVAATGADVVDINVGDLVSGEGHLVCGKCRNCLAGRRHLCRATLGLGVGRDGAFAEYVALPASNVWVHRTPVDLDVAAIFDPFGNAVHTALSFPLVGEDVLITGAGPIGIMAAAVARHAGARNVVITDVSEARLELARKVGANLALNVAEETIAEGQRRLGLREGFDVGLEMSGRPEAMRDMIANMTHGGRIAMLGLPSEEFAVDWSRIVTSMITIKGIYGREMYETWYAMSVLLEGGLDLAPVITGRYDYRDFDAAFDDAASGRGGKIILDWTS; encoded by the coding sequence GTGAAGGCACTCGTGAAGCAGAAGGCCGAGCCGGGACTCTGGCTCATGGACGTGCCCGAGCCGGAGATCGGCCCCTCGGACGTGCTGATCAAGGTGCTCCGCACCGGCATCTGCGGCACCGACCTGCACATCCGCAACTACGACGGCTGGGCGCAGCAGACCGTGCGCACCCCGCTCGTCCTCGGACACGAGTTCGTCGGCGAGGTCGCGGCGACCGGCGCCGACGTCGTCGACATCAACGTCGGCGACCTGGTCAGCGGCGAGGGTCACCTGGTGTGCGGGAAGTGCCGCAACTGCCTGGCCGGCCGGCGCCACCTGTGCCGCGCCACGCTCGGCCTCGGCGTCGGCCGGGACGGGGCGTTCGCCGAGTACGTCGCGCTGCCCGCGTCCAACGTCTGGGTGCACCGCACCCCCGTCGACCTCGACGTCGCCGCGATCTTCGACCCGTTCGGCAACGCCGTCCACACCGCCCTGTCGTTCCCGCTGGTCGGCGAGGACGTGCTGATCACCGGCGCCGGGCCGATCGGCATCATGGCCGCCGCCGTCGCCCGGCACGCGGGCGCCCGCAACGTCGTCATCACCGACGTCAGCGAGGCCCGGCTGGAACTGGCCCGGAAGGTCGGGGCCAACCTCGCCCTGAACGTCGCCGAGGAGACCATCGCCGAGGGACAGCGGCGCCTCGGCCTGCGCGAGGGCTTCGACGTCGGCCTGGAGATGTCCGGCCGGCCCGAGGCGATGCGCGACATGATCGCCAACATGACGCACGGCGGACGCATCGCCATGCTCGGACTGCCGTCCGAGGAGTTCGCGGTGGACTGGTCCAGGATCGTGACCTCGATGATCACCATCAAGGGCATCTACGGCCGCGAGATGTACGAGACCTGGTACGCCATGTCCGTGCTCCTGGAGGGCGGCCTCGACCTCGCCCCCGTGATCACCGGCCGC